A window of the Janthinobacterium agaricidamnosum NBRC 102515 = DSM 9628 genome harbors these coding sequences:
- a CDS encoding TonB-dependent receptor, translated as MQSVFQKNPKLRLSLVALACQMVCLGAAHAEAAPDTDAKPAAGVVTITGKKVGMGLMVQEDVPKARSTVTAEELAKQRPTGNAFDALTLMPSVNTYSYDGTGLFGGGLTLRGFNSDQVGATINGVPVNDSGSFAVYPQEYVDLENTCSEFVTQGSTDVDSPQVGATGGNFGITTCDPEDKFRFRAAQTLGQLNLRKTYLRVDTGRFANDRAKVFLSYSHADADKWKGAGKAVRDHVDLGFNYDWDRFNYIHGTVLYNKAVNNNISTFSLADLKKNGYYYDYSTTFIGHAPASPGVGVSDPSQATADSYYKLALNPFENVIASATAKFRIGEDTDIKVTPYYWYGYGTGGTQQRLVSESGFLNPATGKLNAGVDLNGDGDTKDSVIVYAGSVTRTQRPGITTSVSHNFANHQVLAGFWYERATHTQTGPIQLVDANGNPSDIWKRDGAILRPDGTPYQTRDWATISTAYQAFLQDTVSFLDDKLLVNVGVRNPHVKRDFTNNPNEGTNSAIGYHYEKSYSDLLPQFGVRYRITNDDQLFASLAKNFRAPPNFVFATTGKNIVVSPDGTATLVSDVKPETAWNLDMGYRHQSNLITTSATVFFTEFKNRQANATDPNTLTSTYTNVGNVQNKGFELELGNTPINGWSVYGSLGYLSTKIKNDIAAGIDANKAVIYLPTTGNQYPLAPKWKTGLSLSYETNDWYTRLKAKYTSKQQATLMNDEEVPGYTTVDLDAGYQFPTMGAFKTPKLTFNISNLLSRQYRNPTGQQQNALTYGAIKGSTVFYNLAAPRLVSATLQVDF; from the coding sequence ATGCAATCCGTTTTTCAGAAAAATCCAAAGCTACGCTTGAGCCTGGTAGCCTTGGCATGCCAGATGGTATGCCTCGGCGCCGCCCATGCCGAAGCGGCACCCGACACGGATGCCAAGCCAGCGGCCGGCGTGGTCACCATTACCGGCAAAAAAGTCGGTATGGGCTTGATGGTGCAGGAAGATGTACCTAAGGCGCGCAGCACCGTGACAGCCGAGGAATTGGCCAAGCAGCGTCCAACCGGCAATGCATTCGATGCATTGACGTTGATGCCATCGGTTAATACCTACAGCTACGACGGCACCGGTTTGTTTGGCGGCGGCCTGACACTGCGCGGTTTTAACAGCGATCAAGTCGGCGCGACCATCAATGGCGTGCCGGTCAACGACTCGGGCAGCTTTGCGGTTTATCCCCAAGAATATGTTGACCTGGAAAACACCTGCTCGGAATTCGTGACCCAGGGTTCGACCGACGTCGATTCGCCGCAAGTCGGCGCGACCGGCGGCAACTTCGGTATCACCACTTGCGATCCGGAAGATAAATTCCGTTTCCGCGCTGCCCAGACCTTGGGCCAGCTGAATTTGCGTAAAACTTATCTGCGCGTCGACACCGGCCGTTTTGCGAATGACCGCGCCAAGGTATTCCTGTCGTACTCGCATGCTGATGCGGACAAGTGGAAGGGCGCCGGCAAGGCTGTGCGCGACCACGTCGATCTGGGCTTCAACTACGACTGGGATCGCTTCAACTACATTCACGGCACGGTTCTGTATAACAAAGCCGTCAATAACAATATCAGCACTTTCAGTCTGGCCGACTTGAAAAAGAATGGCTATTACTACGACTATTCGACCACCTTCATCGGTCACGCTCCGGCATCGCCTGGTGTCGGCGTCAGCGATCCTTCGCAAGCGACGGCCGATTCGTACTACAAGCTGGCGCTGAATCCGTTTGAAAACGTGATTGCCTCGGCGACCGCGAAATTCCGCATCGGCGAAGATACCGATATCAAGGTTACTCCTTACTACTGGTATGGCTACGGCACCGGCGGCACGCAGCAGCGCCTGGTTTCCGAAAGCGGTTTCCTGAATCCGGCTACCGGCAAACTGAACGCCGGCGTGGACTTGAACGGCGATGGCGACACCAAGGATTCGGTGATCGTGTATGCAGGCAGCGTGACGCGCACCCAGCGTCCGGGCATCACCACGTCGGTGTCGCATAACTTCGCCAATCACCAGGTATTGGCGGGCTTCTGGTATGAACGCGCCACCCACACGCAAACCGGTCCGATCCAGCTGGTCGATGCCAACGGCAATCCATCCGATATCTGGAAGCGCGATGGCGCCATTTTGCGTCCGGACGGCACGCCATATCAAACCCGTGACTGGGCGACGATCAGCACCGCTTACCAGGCATTCTTGCAAGATACCGTATCCTTCCTGGATGACAAACTGCTGGTCAACGTCGGCGTGCGCAACCCGCACGTCAAGCGCGACTTCACCAACAATCCGAACGAAGGCACCAATTCGGCGATCGGCTACCACTACGAGAAGTCGTACTCGGACCTGTTGCCGCAGTTCGGTGTGCGCTACCGTATCACCAACGATGACCAATTGTTTGCCAGCCTGGCGAAAAACTTCCGCGCGCCGCCTAACTTCGTGTTCGCCACCACCGGCAAGAACATCGTCGTGTCGCCGGACGGCACCGCGACCCTGGTCAGCGATGTAAAGCCTGAAACCGCGTGGAACCTGGATATGGGTTACCGCCATCAAAGCAACCTGATCACGACGTCCGCGACCGTGTTCTTTACCGAGTTCAAGAATCGCCAGGCTAACGCCACCGATCCGAACACCTTGACCAGCACCTACACCAACGTGGGCAATGTGCAAAACAAGGGTTTCGAACTTGAGCTGGGCAACACACCTATCAATGGCTGGTCGGTGTATGGTTCGCTCGGTTACCTGAGCACCAAGATCAAGAACGATATCGCTGCCGGCATTGATGCCAACAAGGCGGTCATCTACCTGCCAACCACCGGTAACCAATATCCTTTGGCGCCAAAGTGGAAAACCGGTTTGAGCCTGTCGTATGAAACCAATGACTGGTACACCCGCCTCAAGGCCAAGTACACCAGCAAGCAGCAAGCCACGCTGATGAACGACGAAGAAGTTCCTGGCTACACCACGGTGGACCTGGATGCGGGTTATCAATTCCCGACCATGGGCGCTTTCAAGACACCCAAGCTGACCTTCAACATCTCCAACCTGTTGAGCCGTCAGTATCGCAACCCGACCGGCCAGCAGCAAAATGCGCTGACCTATGGCGCGATCAAGGGTTCGACCGTGTTCTATAACCTGGCCGCACCACGCCTGGTATCGGCAACCCTGCAAGTCGACTTCTAA
- the xdhC gene encoding xanthine dehydrogenase accessory protein XdhC: MNQWLISDPTTPAVLVTVAMVEGSGPREPGAKMLVTDTALYDTIGGGHLEMRAIEIARGLLDADVDNSPVRIERFALGPSLGQCCGGVVYLAFERSDAALGAVLAALQQRRHEDSWRVTAIDEPAVAVLFDAGGQLICGKPGAAPATFSRERGTHLVRDASGRRWLVDPCLAPRAHLTLFGAGHVGTAIVRALANLPCNITWVDEREDMFPAALPANVRVVASDTPEMLVAAAPAGGSFLVMTHSHALDQRLTEAIMARPDSGWFGLIGSMTKRKQFEHRLQARGVPAERIAAMVCPIGLPGITNKAPAVIAASVCCQLLMVWEEQAAASSAVPLRLVAGGGGGSRLRAIAPV, encoded by the coding sequence ATGAATCAGTGGCTGATCAGCGATCCCACCACACCGGCGGTGCTGGTGACGGTGGCCATGGTGGAAGGGTCCGGTCCGCGCGAACCTGGCGCCAAGATGCTGGTCACCGATACTGCCCTGTACGACACGATAGGCGGCGGCCACCTGGAAATGCGCGCTATCGAGATCGCCCGTGGCTTGCTGGATGCGGATGTGGATAACAGCCCGGTGCGGATCGAACGCTTCGCGCTGGGTCCAAGCCTGGGTCAATGCTGCGGCGGCGTGGTCTACCTGGCGTTCGAACGCAGCGATGCGGCGCTGGGCGCGGTACTGGCCGCGTTGCAGCAGCGCCGCCACGAAGATAGCTGGCGCGTGACGGCGATCGACGAACCGGCGGTGGCCGTGTTGTTCGACGCCGGCGGCCAGCTGATTTGCGGCAAGCCGGGCGCAGCGCCGGCGACCTTTTCACGCGAGCGCGGCACCCACCTGGTGCGCGACGCATCCGGCCGGCGCTGGCTGGTCGATCCCTGTCTTGCGCCGCGCGCTCACCTGACTTTGTTTGGCGCAGGTCATGTCGGGACCGCGATTGTGCGCGCGCTGGCCAATTTGCCTTGTAATATTACGTGGGTCGATGAACGCGAAGACATGTTCCCGGCCGCCTTACCGGCCAATGTACGGGTGGTAGCGTCGGATACGCCGGAAATGCTGGTCGCTGCGGCGCCCGCCGGCGGCAGTTTCCTGGTGATGACCCACAGCCACGCGCTGGACCAGCGGCTGACCGAAGCCATCATGGCGCGGCCGGATAGCGGCTGGTTCGGCTTGATCGGTTCGATGACCAAGCGCAAGCAATTTGAACATCGCTTGCAGGCGCGTGGGGTGCCGGCCGAACGCATCGCGGCGATGGTGTGTCCGATCGGCTTGCCGGGCATTACGAATAAGGCGCCAGCGGTGATCGCCGCCTCGGTGTGCTGTCAATTATTGATGGTGTGGGAAGAGCAGGCCGCAGCCAGCAGCGCCGTCCCGCTGAGGCTGGTTGCCGGTGGTGGTGGCGGAAGCAGGCTGCGCGCCATTGCACCCGTTTGA
- a CDS encoding adenosine deaminase family protein, translated as MQKKIASLMLTLAMSAALPHGACAASNEEITKRYFAQLVGGAKPREAELTMFFTMMPKGGDLHHHYVGALYAEQFLEWVDKEHYCVNKATYRIETKPDVIAAEQAKAPAERGCVSGADVMNDNTLLANLLQRWSDKDFYNHSTQQSPPDRQFFDTFGYFGPVGSTNAHDGLLRLKQRAIQENLSYIETQFELAPFTLNAAFDQQALASGVNDASLTALSAALEQDASFQQAIQAYLDHVKTSSAGIDDADFTLRYQAYVLRFLSPSQVFASMLSSFKMASLSPQIVGVNIVGQESVNVSMRDYEMHMQMFKFLKSKYPTVKLALHAGELALGTVPPEGLTFHIRDAIEVAGANRIGHGMDIAHESNALGIMKEMRERDIPVEVNLSSNEFILGIKGEAHPVTLYRKYGVPFVISTDDAGVSRNNLSGEYVLFASRYKTDYAEIKKLSYNSLRYSFLNDADKQRLIKQLDGRFAKFEAAIATSLPK; from the coding sequence ATGCAAAAGAAAATCGCCAGCCTGATGCTGACCCTGGCCATGTCCGCCGCCTTGCCGCACGGCGCCTGTGCCGCCAGCAATGAAGAAATCACCAAGCGCTATTTCGCGCAGCTGGTCGGCGGGGCCAAGCCCAGGGAAGCCGAACTGACGATGTTCTTCACGATGATGCCGAAAGGCGGCGATTTGCATCACCATTATGTTGGTGCCCTGTATGCCGAGCAATTTCTGGAATGGGTCGACAAGGAACACTATTGTGTCAACAAGGCCACTTATCGGATTGAAACCAAGCCGGACGTCATCGCTGCCGAGCAAGCCAAAGCGCCGGCCGAACGTGGCTGCGTGTCGGGCGCCGACGTGATGAACGACAACACCTTGCTGGCAAATCTGTTGCAGCGCTGGTCGGACAAGGATTTCTACAACCACAGCACCCAGCAATCGCCGCCGGACCGCCAGTTTTTCGATACCTTCGGTTATTTCGGTCCGGTTGGATCGACCAATGCGCATGACGGTTTGTTGCGCCTGAAGCAGCGCGCGATCCAGGAAAACCTGAGCTATATCGAAACGCAGTTTGAACTGGCGCCATTTACGCTGAACGCCGCGTTCGACCAGCAGGCGCTGGCCAGCGGCGTCAACGATGCATCGCTGACGGCGCTCAGCGCAGCGCTGGAACAGGATGCTTCTTTCCAACAAGCTATCCAGGCTTATCTGGACCATGTGAAAACCAGCAGCGCCGGTATCGACGACGCCGATTTCACGCTGCGCTACCAGGCGTATGTGCTGCGCTTCCTGTCGCCGTCGCAAGTGTTTGCGTCGATGTTGTCCAGTTTTAAGATGGCCAGCCTCAGCCCGCAAATTGTCGGCGTCAATATCGTCGGCCAGGAAAGCGTGAATGTCTCGATGCGCGATTACGAGATGCACATGCAGATGTTCAAGTTCTTGAAAAGCAAGTATCCGACAGTGAAGCTGGCGCTGCACGCCGGCGAGCTGGCGCTGGGCACGGTGCCGCCGGAAGGCCTGACCTTCCACATCCGCGATGCGATCGAGGTGGCTGGCGCCAACCGCATCGGCCATGGCATGGATATCGCGCATGAAAGCAATGCCTTGGGGATCATGAAGGAAATGCGCGAACGCGATATCCCGGTGGAAGTCAATTTGAGCAGCAACGAATTCATCCTCGGCATCAAGGGCGAAGCCCATCCGGTGACGCTGTACCGCAAATATGGCGTGCCGTTTGTCATTTCGACCGACGATGCGGGCGTGTCGCGTAATAATCTGTCCGGCGAGTATGTCTTGTTTGCCAGCCGCTACAAGACCGATTACGCGGAAATCAAGAAGTTGTCCTATAACAGCCTGCGTTATTCCTTCTTGAACGATGCGGATAAACAACGTTTGATCAAGCAGCTCGACGGCCGCTTTGCCAAATTCGAGGCGGCGATTGCCACTTCATTGCCAAAGTGA
- the guaD gene encoding guanine deaminase, translated as MSTSATLQAYRASLLHFHADPAFSEQQAHDWLEDGLLIVEDGKIRAAGDYAALHGSLPPGTNVHDYRGKVIMPGFIDTHVHFPQTDMIASPAPGLLPWLETYTFPTERQFSDPRHARQVAEFFLDELLRCGTTTAMVYGSVHPESVDAFFAASEARQLRMVAGKVMMDRNCPDFLRDTADSGARDSEALIQRWHKRGRALYAITPRFAPTSTDRQLALAGELARAYPDTYLQTHVSENEAECQWVQSLFPHARSYLDVYDQYGMLRPRAMFGHCIWLNQRDRERMAETRSAAAVCPTSNLFLGSGLFDFERADAARMLLSLATDVGAGTSFSMLQTMNEAYKVARMKGSYLPAMRMFYLATLGAARSMQLEGTIGNFVVGAEADFIVLDPQATPLLARRTQRCDSLEELLFALALLGDDRAVAATYANGRRVHVREAA; from the coding sequence ATGTCGACATCAGCAACACTGCAAGCTTACCGTGCCAGCTTGCTGCACTTTCACGCCGATCCGGCTTTCAGCGAGCAGCAAGCCCATGACTGGTTGGAAGATGGCTTGCTGATCGTCGAAGACGGCAAGATCCGCGCCGCCGGCGATTACGCCGCGCTGCACGGCAGCTTGCCGCCTGGAACCAACGTGCACGATTACCGCGGCAAGGTGATCATGCCGGGCTTCATCGATACCCATGTACATTTCCCGCAAACCGATATGATCGCGTCGCCGGCGCCGGGGCTGCTGCCGTGGCTGGAAACCTATACTTTCCCGACCGAGCGCCAGTTTTCCGATCCGCGGCATGCGCGCCAGGTGGCCGAATTCTTCCTTGATGAACTGCTGCGCTGCGGCACCACCACGGCCATGGTGTATGGCAGCGTGCATCCGGAATCGGTGGATGCATTCTTTGCCGCCAGCGAGGCGCGCCAGTTGCGCATGGTGGCCGGCAAGGTGATGATGGACCGTAATTGCCCGGACTTCCTGCGCGATACCGCCGACAGCGGCGCACGCGACAGCGAAGCCTTGATCCAGCGCTGGCACAAGCGCGGCCGCGCGCTGTACGCGATCACGCCGCGCTTCGCGCCCACCTCGACCGACCGGCAATTGGCCCTGGCCGGCGAACTGGCGCGCGCCTATCCGGACACGTATCTGCAAACCCATGTGTCGGAAAACGAGGCCGAATGCCAGTGGGTGCAATCGCTGTTCCCGCATGCGCGCAGCTACCTCGACGTGTACGACCAGTACGGCATGCTGCGCCCGCGCGCGATGTTCGGCCATTGCATCTGGCTCAACCAGCGCGACCGCGAGCGGATGGCGGAAACCCGGTCGGCGGCGGCGGTTTGCCCGACCTCCAATCTGTTTCTCGGCAGCGGCTTGTTCGACTTCGAGCGGGCCGATGCGGCGCGGATGCTGCTGTCGCTGGCGACCGATGTCGGCGCCGGCACCTCGTTCTCGATGTTGCAAACCATGAATGAAGCCTATAAAGTAGCGCGCATGAAAGGCAGTTACTTGCCGGCAATGCGAATGTTTTACCTGGCGACGCTGGGCGCGGCGCGCAGCATGCAGTTGGAAGGCACGATCGGCAATTTTGTCGTCGGCGCCGAAGCCGACTTCATCGTGCTCGACCCGCAAGCGACACCGTTGCTGGCGCGCCGCACGCAACGTTGCGACAGCCTGGAAGAATTGCTGTTCGCGCTGGCGCTGCTGGGCGACGACCGCGCGGTCGCCGCCACTTATGCCAACGGCCGACGGGTACATGTACGCGAGGCTGCCTGA
- a CDS encoding bifunctional metallophosphatase/5'-nucleotidase: protein MKFFSLSSTLPGLPMRFTTLAALAPLLALSACVTLSPPVAPLEINLVALNDFHGNLDSSTFSYTSAAGKADTVRAGGIDTLSGALAAWRREDPQLIFVGNGDLVGASPAMSSMWADEPSIVAMNMLGMKASSVGNHEFDQGRLELLRQQNGGCDSPRPDKACQYRPDYRGAQFTYLAANVIDSSTGKPFMPAYRIEQAHGIKVAFIGAVLRDTASVVVPSGIAGLQFIDEADAINRVLPELRAQGVGVFVVLLHQGGNTIDAVDQTDCNHLTGPVVAVAQRIDPAVRLVISGHSHQGYLCRVGGKLVTQAEMGGHMLSRIKLSIDPASNRVRDVSASNVVMQQGAYAPDPAVSAYLQAVKQRSKAELSRPVARIASSTVSNDPAGSGESALGDVVADSTLFGARASGAQIAFMNNGGIRTNLEAGAGSVASLGQTQMVLPFGNTLVLMDLSGAQIRRLLEQQWQDAEASDGGLLQVSDGFSYRWDSQRPLGARVLPDSIKLHGVALDDRQSYRVVANSFLAEGGDKFSIFAEGKARLDSGVRDIDALNDYLTDQARRGKPAGLATPAGRIQRAP, encoded by the coding sequence ATGAAATTCTTTTCCCTATCGTCCACCTTGCCTGGTTTGCCCATGCGTTTCACAACGCTGGCCGCGCTGGCGCCGTTGCTGGCCTTGTCTGCTTGCGTCACCTTGTCGCCGCCGGTCGCGCCGCTGGAAATCAACCTGGTCGCCTTGAATGATTTCCACGGCAACCTGGACAGCAGCACCTTCAGCTACACCAGCGCGGCCGGCAAAGCTGATACGGTGCGCGCCGGCGGCATCGATACGCTGTCCGGCGCGTTGGCGGCCTGGCGCCGCGAAGACCCGCAATTGATTTTTGTCGGTAACGGCGACCTGGTCGGCGCCAGTCCGGCCATGTCGTCGATGTGGGCCGACGAACCGAGCATCGTCGCCATGAATATGCTGGGCATGAAGGCCAGCTCGGTCGGCAACCATGAATTCGACCAGGGCCGGCTGGAATTGCTGCGCCAGCAAAACGGCGGCTGCGACTCGCCACGGCCCGACAAGGCTTGCCAATACCGCCCGGATTATCGCGGTGCCCAATTCACTTACCTGGCCGCCAACGTGATCGACAGCAGCACCGGCAAACCCTTCATGCCGGCTTACCGCATCGAACAGGCGCATGGCATCAAGGTTGCTTTTATCGGCGCGGTGTTGCGGGACACGGCTTCGGTGGTGGTTCCTTCCGGCATCGCCGGCTTGCAATTCATCGATGAAGCCGACGCGATCAACCGCGTGCTGCCGGAATTGCGGGCCCAGGGCGTCGGTGTGTTCGTCGTCTTGCTGCATCAGGGGGGCAATACCATCGATGCCGTCGACCAGACCGATTGCAACCATCTGACCGGTCCGGTGGTCGCCGTGGCGCAGCGCATCGATCCCGCCGTGCGGCTGGTGATCAGCGGCCATTCCCACCAGGGTTATCTGTGCCGCGTCGGCGGCAAGCTGGTGACGCAAGCCGAGATGGGTGGCCACATGCTGTCGCGCATTAAACTCAGTATAGATCCAGCCAGCAATCGCGTGCGCGATGTCAGCGCCAGCAATGTGGTGATGCAGCAGGGCGCGTATGCGCCCGACCCGGCCGTCAGTGCTTACTTGCAGGCGGTGAAACAGCGCAGCAAGGCCGAGCTGTCGCGTCCGGTGGCCCGCATCGCCAGTAGCACGGTCAGCAACGACCCGGCCGGCAGCGGCGAGTCGGCGCTGGGCGATGTGGTGGCCGACAGCACCTTGTTCGGTGCGCGGGCCAGCGGCGCCCAGATTGCTTTCATGAATAATGGCGGCATCCGCACCAATCTGGAAGCGGGTGCCGGTTCGGTGGCCAGCCTGGGTCAGACCCAGATGGTGCTGCCCTTCGGTAACACGCTGGTGTTGATGGACTTGAGCGGCGCGCAAATTCGCCGCTTGCTGGAACAGCAGTGGCAAGATGCGGAGGCGTCCGACGGCGGCTTGCTGCAAGTGTCGGACGGTTTCAGTTATCGTTGGGACAGTCAGCGCCCGCTGGGCGCGCGCGTGCTGCCGGACAGTATCAAGTTGCATGGTGTTGCGCTGGACGACCGGCAAAGCTACCGGGTCGTGGCCAACAGCTTCTTGGCCGAAGGCGGCGACAAATTTTCGATCTTTGCCGAAGGCAAGGCGCGGCTCGATAGCGGCGTGCGCGATATCGACGCGCTCAACGATTACCTGACCGACCAGGCGCGTCGCGGTAAACCGGCCGGCCTGGCCACGCCTGCCGGGCGCATCCAGCGTGCCCCATAA
- a CDS encoding phospholipase D-like domain-containing protein: MRRFLLPAVLSTLFGLAGSAHADFTIPGFELVQTAPLETTLSNSDLRNPVAVWSELFDSAKKEIVIAQFYVVGKPGSAFDQVLASLTAAGQRGVKIRFLLDQKGVGLSEAPTIAQLKAIPNLELRIIDYSKLTGNGIVHAKYLVVDGQAAYVGSQNFDWRSFSHIHETGLKITEPAMVSQVQAIFDQDWQAQAVSAQGARVTPLNGKVVAADYAQKDFLLASPNAYNPPGVGDSETGLPALLAEARNEVRIQLLDYAPLSYGPNRTRPYYAVIDNALRAAANRGVRIKLMVSNWNTEAPALAYLKSLAILPNVEIRIVTIPTASTGFIPFARVIHSKTMSIDGKLAWVGTSNWSGGYFDLSRNLEVVMRNEKMAQRLAALHQQAWDSAYAQPLDINKDYPKPAKASPQ, translated from the coding sequence ATGCGCCGTTTTTTACTTCCTGCTGTACTGTCCACGCTGTTTGGCCTGGCCGGCAGCGCCCATGCCGACTTCACGATACCGGGTTTTGAACTGGTGCAAACCGCACCGCTGGAAACTACCTTGAGCAATAGCGACTTGCGCAACCCGGTCGCCGTATGGAGCGAGTTGTTCGATTCGGCCAAGAAAGAAATCGTCATTGCCCAGTTCTATGTGGTCGGCAAGCCGGGCAGCGCCTTCGACCAGGTGCTGGCCAGCCTGACGGCGGCCGGCCAGCGCGGCGTCAAGATCCGTTTCTTGCTGGACCAGAAAGGCGTCGGCTTGTCGGAAGCGCCGACCATTGCCCAATTGAAGGCGATTCCGAACCTCGAATTGCGCATCATCGATTACAGCAAGCTGACCGGCAATGGCATCGTGCACGCCAAATACCTGGTGGTCGATGGCCAGGCGGCCTATGTCGGCAGCCAGAATTTCGACTGGCGCTCGTTTTCGCACATCCATGAAACCGGCCTGAAAATTACCGAGCCGGCCATGGTCAGCCAGGTGCAGGCGATCTTCGACCAGGATTGGCAAGCGCAAGCCGTCAGCGCCCAGGGCGCCCGCGTGACGCCGTTGAACGGCAAGGTGGTGGCCGCCGACTATGCACAAAAAGATTTCTTGCTGGCTAGCCCGAACGCTTACAACCCGCCCGGCGTCGGCGATTCCGAAACCGGCTTGCCGGCCCTGCTGGCTGAAGCCAGGAATGAAGTGCGTATCCAGTTGCTCGACTATGCGCCGCTGTCCTACGGCCCGAACCGCACCCGTCCATACTACGCTGTGATCGACAATGCGCTGCGCGCGGCGGCCAACCGCGGCGTCAGGATCAAGCTGATGGTGTCGAACTGGAATACCGAAGCGCCGGCGCTGGCTTACCTGAAAAGCCTGGCGATCTTGCCGAACGTGGAAATCAGGATCGTCACGATCCCGACCGCATCGACCGGTTTTATCCCGTTCGCGCGCGTGATCCACAGCAAGACCATGAGCATCGACGGCAAGCTGGCCTGGGTCGGCACCAGCAACTGGTCGGGCGGTTATTTCGACTTGTCGCGCAACCTGGAAGTGGTGATGCGCAATGAAAAAATGGCGCAGCGCCTGGCCGCGCTGCATCAGCAAGCGTGGGATTCGGCATACGCCCAGCCGCTCGATATCAATAAGGATTATCCAAAACCGGCCAAGGCCAGCCCGCAATAA
- a CDS encoding S1/P1 nuclease, with amino-acid sequence MKKLLCVLALGSAFAAGNVMAWGNDGHRVVAAIADQLIKGSNAQKQVAALLLPGESLEKIANWPDCVKGTYCGPQTDEMIAYVVANPQHGEYHYTDIPFQDTHYHDGAAGSAADDIVQTLKQAISVLQGKDEAASNPHHFSKRQALILITHMTGDIHQPLHVGAAYVSKDGRFVVPLSKAQIDDVVIFNARGGNNLLLDDARLSVSSGKLIPAAAAREGAEVKAVSAAPKPATKPFHSYWDTTVVDYAMRRIGARTPDQFADIVIAGKPAVAGNSGDPATWPYQWADDALAAAKLAYADVAAGPATLQTSRKGDSYPVWALQVPDNYPEPSSALAKSQLIKGGYHLAALLQAIWP; translated from the coding sequence ATGAAGAAATTATTATGCGTGCTGGCACTGGGCAGTGCCTTTGCGGCCGGCAATGTCATGGCTTGGGGCAATGACGGCCACCGTGTCGTCGCTGCCATCGCCGATCAATTGATCAAGGGCAGTAATGCTCAAAAGCAGGTTGCGGCCTTGCTGTTGCCGGGTGAAAGCCTGGAGAAGATCGCCAACTGGCCCGATTGCGTCAAGGGCACGTATTGCGGCCCGCAAACCGACGAAATGATCGCCTACGTGGTCGCCAATCCGCAGCACGGCGAATACCATTACACCGATATCCCGTTCCAGGATACGCATTACCATGACGGCGCCGCCGGCAGCGCCGCCGACGATATCGTGCAAACGCTGAAGCAGGCCATTTCTGTGTTGCAAGGTAAGGATGAGGCGGCCAGCAATCCGCACCATTTCAGCAAGCGCCAGGCCTTGATTCTGATTACCCACATGACTGGCGACATCCACCAGCCGCTGCATGTCGGCGCGGCGTATGTCAGCAAGGATGGCCGCTTTGTGGTGCCGCTTAGCAAGGCGCAAATCGATGATGTGGTGATCTTCAATGCGCGCGGCGGCAATAATTTGCTGCTGGACGACGCCAGGCTGAGCGTTTCATCCGGCAAGCTGATCCCGGCCGCAGCCGCCAGGGAGGGCGCCGAAGTCAAGGCGGTCTCGGCCGCTCCGAAACCGGCCACCAAACCCTTCCATTCTTATTGGGATACGACGGTGGTCGATTATGCGATGCGCCGCATCGGCGCCCGCACGCCGGACCAGTTCGCCGATATCGTGATCGCCGGAAAACCTGCGGTGGCCGGCAATAGCGGCGATCCGGCGACCTGGCCGTACCAGTGGGCCGACGATGCGCTGGCCGCGGCCAAGCTGGCGTATGCCGATGTGGCGGCGGGCCCGGCCACGCTGCAAACCAGCCGCAAGGGCGACAGTTATCCGGTGTGGGCGCTGCAAGTGCCGGACAACTATCCGGAGCCCAGCTCGGCGCTGGCCAAGAGCCAGCTGATCAAGGGCGGTTACCACCTGGCGGCGTTGTTGCAGGCGATTTGGCCGTAA